In one Sesamum indicum cultivar Zhongzhi No. 13 linkage group LG12, S_indicum_v1.0, whole genome shotgun sequence genomic region, the following are encoded:
- the LOC105174984 gene encoding nuclear transcription factor Y subunit B-6-like, with protein MESGGSSNPKHKSNTKRTPQSGIVIREPSAAPANIPNNAAGLNPEQTFKRDPDQYMPIANVIRIMRRILPAHAKIADDAKETIQECVSEFIGFITSEANDKCHREYRKTITPDDVLSAMGTLGFDNYIEPLTFYLNRYRAQDPERASMHQLPFIRRAAGPVQPRPAAQMPVARPPPLQVPPQTAMRFAPPARFAVEGGNYAALPQIGDYFVGNEGGGEGSSGGYLYDRYRQFR; from the exons ATGGAAAGTGGAGGAAGCTCTAACCCCAAGCATAAATCAAACACCAAAAGAACACCCCAATCTG GCATAGTCATCCGGGAGCCGAGCGCAGCACCCGCCAACATCCCCAACAATGCTGCCGGCTTGAACCCGGAACAAACCTTCAAGCGCGATCCGGACCAGTACATGCCCATTGCCAATGTCATTCGAATCATGCGCCGTATCCTCCCGGCCCATGCAAAGATCGCTGACGATGCAAAGGAGACTATTCAAGAGTGCGTCTCCGAATTCATTGGCTTTATTACAAGTGAGGCTAATGACAAGTGCCATCGGGAGTACCGGAAGACTATCACCCCAGACGACGTGCTCTCAGCCATGGGGACGTTGGGGTTCGACAATTACATCGAACCCCTGACCTTTTACTTGAATAGGTACCGGGCTCAGGACCCCGAACGGGCCTCCATGCACCAGTTGCCGTTCATCAGGCGTGCGGCCGGCCCAGTTCAGCCACGACCAGCGGCTCAAATGCCGGTAGCTCGACCACCGCCACTACAGGTGCCACCGCAAACAGCAATGAGGTTTGCTCCACCGGCCAGATTCGCTGTCGAAGGCGGTAATTATGCTGCGTTGCCACAAATAGGTGACTACTTTGTGGGCAACGAGGGTGGCGGGGAAGGCTCCTCCGGCGGCTACCTGTACGATCGGTATAGGCAGTTTAGGTAG
- the LOC105174982 gene encoding serine/threonine-protein kinase D6PKL2, translating into MASESCITGSSGKQSKSHGGQAYKTGKLDSAMKELPRNVENAASKKFTLEAAAEIKRNNHLQKGAVSSLTGKMDSSLHLGNPKQAPILNQTAEQEKKTSDDGNVKDSAASAKVSDGASSLAKTSGSAKISDRVDFVESGKSSLCRGSTSTDISDESTCSSLSSGVNKPHKANDLRWEAIQAVRTKDGVLDLRHFRLLKKLGCGDIGSVYLSELCGTKCYFAMKVMDKASLASRKKLLRAQTEREILQSLDHPFLPTLYTHFETEKFSCLVMEFCPGGDLHTLRQRQPGKHFSEQAVKFYVAEVLLALEYLHMLGIVYRDLKPENVLVRDDGHIMLSDFDLSLRCTVSPTLIKSSSIEADPLRKNSVYCVQPACIEPSCIQPSCMVPTTCFAPRLFSSKSKKDRKPKNEVGNQVSPLPELIAEPTDARSMSFVGTHEYLAPEIIKGEGHGSAVDWWTFGIFLYELLFGKTPFKGSGNRATLFNVVGQPLRFPESPVVSFAARDLIRGLLVKEPQHRLAFKRGATEIKQHPFFEGVNWALIRCASPPEVPRPVDMERIPLPPPSTSLKVAPAAIPAPQNSDNYLEFDFF; encoded by the exons ATGGCCTCAGAATCATGTATCACGGGCTCCTCAGGAAAGCAAAGCAAGAGTCATGGAGGGCAAGCGTACAAAACAGGAAAATTGGACTCTGCTATGAAAGAATTACCCAGAAATGTTGAAAATGCTGCATCTAAGAAATTTACTTTAGAAGCTGCAGcggaaataaaaagaaataatcattTGCAGAAGGGAGCAGTCAGTTCTTTGACAGGTAAAATGGATTCAAGCTTACATTTGGGTAATCCAAAACAAGCACCAATATTGAACCAAACTGCTGAgcaggaaaagaaaacatcaGATGATGGAAATGTGAAAGACAGCGCTGCATCTGCAAAAGTTAGTGATGGAGCAAGCAGCCTTGCTAAGACTAGCGGAAGTGCCAAGATTAGTGATCGAGTTGATTTCGTTGAGAGTGGCAAGAGCAGTTTGTGTAGGGGTAGCACAAGTACTGATATTAGTGATGAAAGTACTTGCAGCAGCTTGAGCAGCGGTGTTAACAAACCCCATAAAGCAAACGACCTTAGATGGGAGGCAATACAGGCGGTCCGCACAAAGGATGGGGTCTTAGATCTGAGGCACTTTAGACTACTGAAGAAGTTGGGCTGTGGTGACATCGGAAGTGTCTATTTGTCGGAATTATGTGGTACGAAGTGTTACTTTGCAATGAAGGTTATGGATAAAGCTTCACTAGCTAGTCGAAAGAAACTTCTGCGAGCCCAGACAGAAAGAGAAATTCTGCAGTCTCTAGATCATCCTTTTCTTCCGACCTTATACACTCATTTTGAAACAGAAAAGTTTTCATGTTTAGTAATGGAGTTCTGTCCTGGGGGAGACTTGCATACACTTCGACAAAGGCAACCAGGAAAGCACTTTTCTGAGCAAGCCGTGAA GTTTTATGTGGCAGAGGTCCTTCTTGCTTTAGAATATCTTCACATGCTCGGCATCGTCTACCGTGACCTGAAGCCTGAAAATGTTCTCGTGAGGGACGATGGGCATATAATGCTATCAGATTTTGATCTTTCACTTCGCTGTACTGTGAGCCCCACTCTGATAAAGTCCTCATCGATTGAAGCAGATCCTTTACGGAAAAACAGTGTTTATTGCGTCCAACCTGCCTGCATTGAGCCATCCTGTATCCAGCCATCATGTATGGTCCCTACTACATGTTTTGCTCCTCGCCTCTTTTCAAGTAAATCCAAGAAAGATCGAAAACCCAAAAACGAAGTGGGCAACCAAGTTAGCCCTTTGCCAGAACTTATTGCTGAGCCGACGGATGCTCGTTCAATGTCATTTGTTGGTACCCACGAATACTTGGCACCTGAAATCATTAAAGGTGAAGGGCATGGCAGTGCAGTCGACTGGTGGACGTTCGGGATTTTTCTCTACGAGCTATTGTTTGGTAAGACACCATTTAAGGGATCAGGAAACCGGGCTACCCTCTTCAATGTCGTGGGTCAACCCCTCCGTTTTCCAGAATCTCCAGTTGTTAGTTTCGCTGCTAGAGATCTAATCAGAGGCTTATTAGTGAAAGAGCCACAACATCGGTTGGCTTTCAAACGTGGAGCAACGGAAATCAAGCAGCACCCATTCTTTGAAGGTGTGAATTGGGCTCTTATCCGTTGTGCAAGCCCTCCAGAGGTCCCAAGACCAGTCGACATGGAGAGGATTCCCCTACCTCCACCATCAACTAGTCTGAAAGTTGCCCCTGCAGCTATCCCAGCTCCCCAGAATTCTGACAATTATCTggaatttgatttcttttag
- the LOC105175161 gene encoding GDSL esterase/lipase At5g03980-like: protein MTSVFHKLVFPVLVLCCCLFFCVPQCANAHPLKICKFDQIYQLGDSISDTGNLIREVPIGAATAFARLPYGQTFFKNATGRCSNGLLMIDYIDFEHGVNFAVAGSTALPSQVLAAQHIFSPVTTSSLNVQLDWMFTHFSSICLNSRDCAEKLQNALFMVGEIGGNDYNYAIFQGKTMEELRSMVPDVVATIVDAARRVIEVGGNRVVIPGNFPIGCLPIYKTAFQTNISAAYDKNHCLKHLNDFAKYHNKELQNAIYTLKQEKPNAVIVYGDYYNAYQFLLQVATSHGFEREKACCGTGGKYNFNMTRMCGGAGVKVCSNPKRYMSWDGVHLTQEGYKIMAAWLVNNIFPHLLCHF, encoded by the exons ATGACTTCTGTTTTCCATAAACTTGTTTTCCCTGTTCTTGTTTTGTGCTGCTGCTTGTTTTTTTGTGTACCCCAATGCGCAAATGCTCATCCTCTCAAGATTTGCAAGTTCGATCAGATTTATCAACTCGGCGACTCTATTTCCGACACCGGAAACTTGATCCGGGAGGTCCCAATTGGGGCGGCCACGGCATTCGCAAGACTACCATACGGCCAAACGTTCTTCAAGAATGCTACCGGACGGTGCTCCAATGGCCTTCTTATGATTGATTATATTG ATTTTGAGCATGGCGTCAACTTTGCCGTGGCAGGTTCCACCGCATTGCCATCTCAGGTGTTGGCTGCCCAACACATATTTTCTCCGGTGACCACCAGTTCTCTCAACGTCCAATTGGACTGGATGTTCACCCATTTCAGTTCCATTTGCCTTAACTCTAGAG ATTGTGCTGAGAAACTCCAAAATGCTCTGTTCATGGTTGGGGAAATCGGTGGAAACGACTACAACTATGCGATTTTCCAAGGAAAAACAATGGAGGAGTTGAGAAGCATGGTGCCCGATGTTGTTGCTACCATCGTCGATGCTGCCAGG AGAGTAATTGAAGTAGGGGGTAACAGAGTGGTGATCCCTGGAAACTTCCCCATCGGTTGCCTCCCGATTTACAAAACAGCCTTCCAAACCAACATCTCTGCAGCTTATGATAAGAATCACTGCTTGAAGCATCTGAATGACTTCGCCAAATACCACAATAAAGAGCTGCAAAACGCCATCTACACACTCAAACAAGAGAAGCCCAATGCTGTGATTGTCTACGGGGATTACTACAATGCCTACCAATTTCTACTCCAAGTTGCAACTTCTCACG gatttgagagagaaaaagctTGCTGCGGAACAGGAGGAAAGTACAATTTCAACATGACGAGAATGTGTGGAGGTGCAGGTGTTAAAGTATGCTCAAATCCAAAACGATACATGAGTTGGGACGGAGTGCATTTGACTCAAGAAGGCTATAAGATCATGGCTGCATGGCTTGTCAACAACATCTTCCCGCACCTCCTCTGCCATTTCTGA
- the LOC105174981 gene encoding phosphatidylinositol/phosphatidylcholine transfer protein SFH2 (The sequence of the model RefSeq protein was modified relative to this genomic sequence to represent the inferred CDS: added 31 bases not found in genome assembly), which produces MEFITEEMIKQFLAQMEIIDEPLKKAFLNIHNGYPRENLMRFLKARDGNLSNAHKMLIDCLNWRIQNEIDNILAKPIDPSDVYRAIRDSQLVGMSGYSREGLPVIAVGVGLSTYDKTSIHYYVQSHIQMNEYRDRVILPSATKKYGRYIGTCIKILDMSGLKLSALNQIKLLSAISTIDDLNYPEKTQTYYIVNAPYVFTACWKVVRPLLQERTRKKVQVLSGSGREDLLKIMDYESLPHFCRREGSGSSLHSGSGTVSDCFSLDHPFHQQLYNYVKEQAALMDSVALVEHGSVHVDVPEPDPEDIKIAQTIESEFQRIGNQNGLSHSFHELKITGD; this is translated from the exons ATGGAGTTCATAACTGAGGAAATGATCAAACAGTTTCTGGCCCAGATGGAAATAA TTGATGAACCACTGAAGAAAGCCTTCCTG AATATACATAATGGTTACCCAAGGGAGAATTTGATGAGGTTTCTAAAAGCAAGAGATGGAAATCTCTCGAATGCACACAAGATG CTTATAGACTGCTTAAACTGGAGGATACAAAATGAAATTGATAACATACTTGCG AAGCCTATTGATCCTAGCGATGTGTATAGAGCAATACGGGATTCTCAGCTAGTAGGAATGTCTGGGTATTCGAGAGAG GGTCTTCCTGTCATTGCTGTGGGTGTCGGGCTCAGCACATACGATAAAACATCT ATTCACTACTATGTCCAATCACATATCCAGATGAATGAATACAGAGATCGCGTGATATTG CCTTCggcaacaaaaaaatatggacGGTATATTGGCACATGCATAAAGATTCTGGACATGAGTGGTCTAAAGCTTTCTGCATTGAATCAAATCAAG TTATTGTCTGCAATATCAACGATTGATGACCTGAACTATCCCGAGAAGACGCAGACTTATTACATAGTCAATGCCCCATACGTATTTACAGCATGCTGGAAG GTTGTTAGACCTCTTCTGCAAGAGAGAACGAGGAAGAAAGTTCAGGTTCTTTCGGGCTCTGGTAGAGAGGACTTGTTGAAG ATTATGGACTATGAATCTCTCCCACATTTTTGTAGAAGAGAAGGG CTGTTAGTGATTGCTTTTCCTTGGACCATCCCTTCCATCAGCAGCTTTACAACTACGTCAAGGAGCAAGCTGCACTAATGGACTCAGTTGCACTGGTCGAACATGGTTCGGTCCATGTAGATGTCCCAGAGCCTGATCCAGAAGATATCAAAATTGCTCAAACTATAGAATCTGAGTTCCAGAGAATCGGGAACCAAAACGGGCTTTCACACTCGTTCCATGAGCTTAAGATAACTGGGGATTGA
- the LOC105174980 gene encoding uncharacterized protein LOC105174980, whose amino-acid sequence MSNPLMASNRDDPLLLLSGHHPSSASSPIAVSEADSYLLDASQIGSASGSFQNDGFLGGGYDSGLINEAEYGFSRPDFRQGPLVGTVELYERHVFLCYKNPQVWPPRIEAAEFDRLPRLLAAALAARKPDMKRQTRLTICEGRDGTETSNGDVLIFPDMIRYRRLTHFDVETFVEEVLVKDGEWLPGSPEALRGWYIFVCCHGTRDRRCGVCGPSVISKFKNEIESRGLQGKVSVSPCSHIGGHKYAGNVIIFGPNIKKEVTGHWYGYVMPEDVPLLLEQHIGKGEIVDFLWRGQMGLSEEEQKKSQELRFQVNGGSTMDRTTKECAQVNEGSVSICASQVEGTGCCQVNGGFSCCQNSVSQGKRLDPDSTAIAANSTAEKKKSSKKQVLRNNSGKGTGPRKVCSMPTWYENWEREDTYAALAVISAAMSVAFAYRCYKQLS is encoded by the exons ATGTCGAACCCACTAATGGCCAGCAATCGGGACGACCCTCTTCTTCTCTTGAGCGGCCATCACCCCTCTTCCGCGTCCTCTCCGATCGCCGTCTCGGAAGCCGACAGCTACCTTTTAGACGCCTCCCAGATTGGCAGCGCGTCTGGCAGCTTCCAGAACGACGGATTTCTTGGCGGGGGATACGATTCCGGGTTGATCAATGAAGCTGAATACGGATTCTCCAGACCCGATTTCAGGCAGGGTCCACTTGTGGGTACGGTGGAGCTGTACGAGCGCCACGTGTTCCTGTGCTACAAGAATCCTCAGGTGTGGCCGCCCCGCATTGAGGCTGCTGAATTTGATCGCCTTCCTAGGCTTCTTGCCGCTGCTTTGGCTGCCAGGAAACCTGATATGAAGCGACAG ACTCGCTTAACAATATGTGAGGGACGTGATGGAACAGAGACTTCAAATGGTGACGTGTTAATCTTTCCAGACATGATCAGATACAG GAGATTAACCCATTTCGATGTTGAAACTTTCGTCGAGGAAGTGCTTGTTAAGGATGGTGAATGGTTGCCGGGAAGTCCAGAAGCCCTAAGAGGCTGGTACATCTTTGTGTGCTGCCATGGTACAAGGGATCGACGGTGTGGTGTTTGTGGACCATCTGTCattagtaaatttaaaaatgagatAGAGTCGCGTGGTCTACAAGGGAAAGTATCAGTTAGCCCTTGTTCGCACATTGGGGGGCACAAGTATGCGGGGAACGTGATCATTTTTGgaccaaatataaaaaaggaaGTCACAGGGCATTG GTATGGATATGTTATGCCCGAAGATGTACCTCTTTTGCTTGAACAGCATATTGGGAAAGGAGAAATCGTAGATTTCCTGTGGAG GGGACAGATGGGTTTATCGGAAGAAGAACAGAAAAAATCACAGGAACTGAGGTTCCAGGTTAATGGTGGATCAACTATGGATAGGACCACGAAGGAATGTGCCCAAGTAAACGAAGGAAGTGTCAGCATATGTGCATCTCAGGTGGAGGGCACGGGATGTTGTCAAGTGAATGGAGGCTTCTCATGCTGTCAGAACTCTGTGTCACAAGGGAAGAGGCTCGATCCTGATTCTACAGCGATTGCAGCGAATTCTACTGctgaaaagaagaagagcTCCAAGAAACAAGTCTTGCGAAACAATAGTGGTAAAGGTACTGGTCCTCGTAAAGTGTGCTCAATGCCGACATGGTATGAGAACTGGGAGCGGGAAGATACATATGCTGCACTTGCTGTTATTTCTGCTGCTATGTCGGTTGCATTTGCCTATAGATGCTACAAGCAGTTAAGCTAA
- the LOC105174983 gene encoding DNA-directed RNA polymerases I and III subunit rpac1: MVSESEDSETMKEEKTPKIPVWDLPDVPKGGLPPHLELQRTRVLCTFDAPTHTENFQYSGAYASMGVDNSLRLEEFRSNFRVEVISLTEDDMEFDMIGIDAAIANAFRRILIAELPTMAIEKVLIANNTSVVQDEVLAHRLGLVPLKVDPRLFNYKSENDEPNEKNTIVFKLHVRCERGSSRIKVKSNELKWLPHGSEFILGTEKAAADSTSKTKTYTSFNCSQDSLLEFVNNPIGPKHDDIILAKLGPGQEIELEAHAVKGMGKTHAKWSPVATAWYRMLPEIVFLQEIEDEKAEELVKKCPVRVFDIEDIGKGRKRATVARPRSCTLCRECIRGDDWDKRVALRRVKDHFIFTIESAGALPPEVLFTEAVKILEDKCERVITELS; this comes from the exons ATGGTTTCGGAGAGCGAAGATTCTGAAACCATGAAGGAAGAGAAGACGCCGAAAATTCCGGTGTGGGATTTGCCTGATGTTCCGAAGGGAGGGCTGCCCCCGCACCTCGAACTCCAGAGAACTCGCGTTCTCTGCACTTTCGATGCCCCTACTCAT AcggaaaattttcaatactCCGGTGCATATGCGTCGATGGGAGTGGATAACAGTCTCCGATTGGAGGAATTTCGCAGCAATTTTAGAGTTGAAGTTATTAGTCTCACAGAGGATGATATGGAGTTTGATATGATTGGCATTGATGCTGCTATCGCGAATGCTTTTCGAAGAATCCTCATCGCCGAG CTTCCCACCATGGCTATTGAAAAGGTTCTTATAGCGAATAACACCTCAGTGGTCCAAGATGAAGTACTCGCGCATAGACTGGGTCTTGTTCCACTTAAAGTTGATCCAAGGCTCTTCAATTATAAGTCAG AAAATGATGAACCCAATGAAAAGAATACTATTGTATTTAAACTCCATGTTCGTTGTGAAAGAGGGAGCTCACGTATTAAAG taaaGTCCAACGAGCTGAAGTGGCTGCCACATGGCAGTGAGTTCATACTAGGCACAGAAAAAGCAGCTGCAGATTCGACTTCAAAGACGAAAACTTACACTTCATTTAATTGTAGCCAAGACTCTTTGCTGGAATTTGTAAACAACCCAATTGGGCCGAAGCATGATGATATCATTTTAGCTAAACTTGGTCCGGGACAG GAAATTGAGCTGGAAGCACATGCTGTGAAAGGAATGGGTAAGACGCATGCAAAGTGGTCCCCTGTTGCTACTGCTTGGTATAGGATGCTTCCTGAG ATTGTCTTTTTGCAAGAAATTGAAGATGAAAAGGCTGAAGAACTTGTCAAGAAATGTCCTGTTAGAGTGTTTGATATTGAAGATATTGGTAAAG GTCGAAAGAGAGCAACTGTGGCAAGACCTCGATCTTGTACTCTCTGTCGCGAATGCATCAGAGGAGATGATTGGGATAAGCGTGTGGCTCTTCGGCGTGTAAAAGATCATTTCATTT TTACAATAGAGTCCGCAGGAGCGCTGCCTCCTGAAGTACTGTTCACCGAAGCTGTGAAGATTTTAGAAGACAAGTGTGAGCGGGTGATAACTGAGCTCTCCTGA